The Bacteroidota bacterium genome segment TTCGCCTTCGGGCACTTCGCCCTTGTCGCCGTACATCAGCTCTGATTCCATGAAAATAACGGGATCATCATCGCGGATGGCCGATTTGAGCAGACCTTTGGCATCGTAAGGATTTGAAGGCACTACTACTTTCAGGCCGGGTGTATTGGCATACCAGTTTTCGAATGCCTGTGAGTGCTGCGCGGCAAGCTGGCCGGCATTACCCGTAGGGCCGCGGAATACCATCGGAATGTTATACTGTCCGCCCGACATGCTCAGCATTTTGGCGGCCGAGTTGATCACCTGGTCAATCGCTACAAGCGAAAAGTTAAAGGTCATAAACTCGATAATCGGACGCAGCCCGTTCATGGCGGCACCTACGCCAATGCCTGCAAAACCAAGCTCGGCAATGGGGGTGTCAATTACGCGTTTGGCACCAAACTCGGCCAGCATGCCCTGGCTCACTTTATAGGCCCCGTTGTATTCGGCCACTTCTTCGCCCATCAGAAACACGCGCTCGTCGCGGCGCATTTCTTCCTGCATGGCTTCGCGCAGGGCTTCACGGAATTGGAGAGTTCTCATCAGATTTTCGCTGCGTGTTGTTTCGCAGGCCGACAAAAATAAGATTTTCGCGCAACCGTGCAGCATACTGCCTCACGGCGGCAAAGAATTAATCCGGTTTTGAACTGCAAAATGCAGCACCGGCAGGCGAAACACGTTCGGCAGCCGCAGCATTCTGTTTTATACACCAAATTGCCGCAGGTGGTGATCAAGATGCTTGTACAACATATTGTTCCACTCATTTTTGTTCAGCACGCCAAACGAATGCGATGCTTTCCCGTCGAAATGGCCTTCGCCAAGCTCTTGTGTTTTAGTGATATAATTGATAAGCCGATTCTTCTCGGCCTCAAAATTCTTCTCGTCTTTGATAAGAAATGCGGGCGCGGTTTGTCCGTTCTGTTTATAAGTTGCAGCTGTAGTAACCGCTTTTTTAACCATCATTTTCAATATAAAACGCATGAAAGCACCGGGTTTCGGATGCTTATCTTCATATATCATTTCATACGTTACGTTGCAATGTGCAAGCATTTGAGCAACATTCATTTTTCCCCAAACTGCAGCGGTTTCGGGTGTAAGCTGCTTTATTCGGGCAATTACAGCATCTGAAACTGGTTTTGTGAAAATATTGGGTAAATCCATACTGAGGTTTATTGGTGATGGTTGGTTGATTCGGCAAGTTTATACAGAGATTGGCAATCCCATAACTGGAGATGTTAATTTAATTTTAAGTTTAATTGATTTGCTGCGGTTGTTTGAAGAGAGTTGTGCTTTAAAATGGGTTTGTGTTTAAAATCATCGTCTGTATATTTATCGGCGTTATTGATTTGGGAAAGGCTTCATTTCTAATACCAATTTATTGAGTAGAACAATATGAATAATCTAATAAATATATCATTCAATGATATTTCATTAACTAGAAAGTCTCAACACTTATCTATTTATCTTTCACAATGGTCTAGTTATCAATTAAAGTCCAATTTGCCTAAAATTATTAATATTAATATCCAGAATTCTGTTTTAACTCCCTACATTGAAGGGCAAAACAAAAGCATAATTAATTTTTCTCTTGGATTGAATTATGATAATTTGAATAGTATATCAGCAAAAGAATTCAATACTTTATTGTTTCAATCTGTTTTGAATGCTATATCAATTATATCAAATGAGAAGATTGATAATGCTCTTGTTATTCTTAAGGATGATTTTAACAAGAATAATATTTCAATAAAACCAATAATTATTTATGAGTCTAAAATAGTGCCTGATAATTACAGTAAGATGCAGTTGGAAATATGTGGCAGCTTAGATGGATATTTTTTGAACTTAAATTAATTAAATCAAAAAATATTCTCTTACAAAAAAAGATTTTAGATTTACTTCCCGCATCTGTGTTTTTGGCAAATAGATTTATCGATCACCATTACTGGGTAGATAATAAGATTATTATCGTTGAAGAGTTTAAAGAAATAGAAATAGAATGCGAAATTGATACAGATAAGAACGCTAAAGTATCTTTTCATCCCCAAGAAAATTCAATAGAAGAATTAAATGAAATTTTAAACAGCTTTTGGGTTAGGTAGCAATCGCGCGCGGGTTGTGGTCAAAATCAATCTTCTATATATTTATCCGCAATGTTGATTTGGGAAGTCGCCCTGTCCACCACAATCCCCCCCAATTCCCCCCAATCATTAAGATTACCAGATTAATGAAAATTGATCCGGTAAAAACGCTATTTTTGCACCTCTTAAAAATCACGCTAATTCGGTTTTTACAATGAAAATACTCGTCTGCGTCAGCAACGTGCCCGACACGACCACCAAAATTGCGTTTTCAAACGACAATACGGAGTTCAACAAACAGGGCGTTCAGTTTATCCTCAATCCTTACGATGAATGGTATGCACTTGTGCGCGCCCTTGAACTGAAAGAAGCCAAAGGCAGCGGCTCGGTAACCCTCATCCATGTTGGTCCGGCCGAAAATGATGCCGTTATCCGCAAAGGTCTTGCCATTGGTGCCGATGATGCCGTGCGCATTGACGCAGAACCGGCCGACGCCTATTTTGTAGCCGAGCAGGTGGCCGCTTACGCCAAAGACAAAGGCTTCGACCTGATTATGACCGGTAAGGAAACCATCAGCTACAACAGCTCCATGGTGGGCGGCATGCTGGCCGAAATGCTCAACATGCCCTATGTTTCTCTGGCTACCAAGCTCGACGTAAACGGAACCACAGCCACTGCCGAGCAGGATGTGGACGGCGGCACACAGGTGGTTGAATGCCAGCTTCCGGCTGTAATCAGCTGCCAGAAAGGTATGGCCGAAGCGCGTATTCCAAACATGCGCGGTATCACCCAGTCGCGCACAAAACCCATTGCGGTGGTGCCGGTTTCGGGTGCAAGCACGCTTACCTCAGTGGCCAGCTACACACCCGCCGAAGGCCGCAAAGCCGTTAAAATGATCGATCCGGCCAATATGGACGAGCTCGTTCAGCTGCTTCACAACGAGGCGAAAGTTATCTAAGTCACACACCTTTTTACACAATACTCATGGCCGTTCTCGTTTACACAGAAGCCGCCAAAGGCAAAATCCGCAAAAGCTCACTGGAAGCAGTGAACTACGCTTCCCATATTGCACAATTGCTGGGCACCACCGTTACCGCCGCCATTGCTGCCGGTACCGATGCCGCTTTGCTGGCTGAACTCGGCAAGGCCGGTGCCGCCAAGGTACTCACACTGGCCGGCGATAAGCTGGCTGCCGGCAACGATGCCGCCTGGGCCATGGCCCTTGAGCAGGCTGCCAATGCCGAAAATGCCGATGTAGTCATTTTCTCGCACGATCTTTCGGCTAAAACCATTGCTCCGCGTCTGGCGGTGCGCCTCAAAGCGGGCATTGTAGCCGGCGCGGTTGATTATCCTACCGTAAACGGGGCGGCTCTGTATGTGCGCAAAAATGCCTTCTCCGGCAAAGCCACGGCGGTGTATGCCATGCACTCGGCCAAAAAAATCATTACCCTGCTGCCCAACTCGTTCCAGGTAAAACTGGGCGAAGGCACCGCAACTGTTGAGGCATTCAATGCCAATGTGGATGCTGCACCGGCTGGCATTGTGGTGAAAGAGCGCAAAACACGCGAAACCACCACCGTGCCCCTGCCTGAGGCTGAACTCGTTGTATCGGGTGGACGCGGACTGAAAGCGGCTGAAAACTGGGGCCCGCTTGAAGAGCTTGCCACCGCACTCGGCGCCACCACCGCCTGCTCACGTCCCATTGCCGACATGGGCTGGCGTCCGCACCACGAGCACGTGGGCCAGACCGGCGTGGCGATTCGTCCCAACCTGTACATTGCCATTGGCATTTCGGGCGCTATCCAGCACCTGGCGGGCGTAAACGGCAGCAAAACCATCGTGGTCATCAACAACGACAAAGAAGCACCGTTCTTCAAAGCGGCTGATTATGGCGTAATCGGCGATGCATTTGATGTGTTGCCCCGACTTACTGAGGCCGTGAAAAAGTTCAAGGCTTCACAGCATTAATCGTAGCTCAAAAAACGCTATCTTGGTTTACACCTTCTCAAGCCAGTGCCTGTGAGCAACGGTATGAAAAAAATCAAGCTCGAAATTGTGGGTTTGCACTACAGCCAGACTCAGACCGGCGCATACGCACTGGTGCTGGGCGAAGCCAAAGGCAAACGCCGCCTGCCCATTATCATTGGCGGGTTCGAAGCGCAGGCTATTGCCATCGAACTCGAAAAAATGACGCCCAGCCGCCCGCTCACGCACGATCTCTTCAAGAGTTTTGCCGACGCGTTTCACATTGCAGTGACCGAAGTGCTAATCTACAACCTGGTGGAGGGCATTTTCTTCGCCCGCCTGGTGTGTCAAAACCCCGACGGAAGCACGGTTGAAATTGACGCCCGCACTTCCGACGCCATTGCACTGGCCGTTCGTTTCGAATGCCCCATTTTCACCTACGAGTTTATTCTGGCTTCGGCCGGCATTATTCTCGACGATGAAAACGGCGATGGCGAAACACCTTCCTCCTCAGAAAGCTCAACCGGCCTCACCGAAGAAGAGGAAGAAGCATTGCTGGCCGAGGCCACCGGCAGCGAGTTTCAGCGCAAATCAGAAAAAGAGCTGGAAGAATTGCTCAACACCGCCCTGCGCGATGAAGATTATGAACGCGCCTCACGCATACGCGACGAACTGAACAAACGCAAAGGCGGTTAAGGATTTTCACACACAAATACACACTCAAAAACCCGCAGCCGGTATCCGGCAGCGGGTTTTTTATTTTGCGTTCATCGCGTTTATCGCCCCAGTTTATTAGCTTTATTGCCCTAACATAATGATCATATGTCGCAAATTAAGTTCCGACTAACGTTAATGAATTTCCTGCAGTTTTTTGTGTGGGGCTCTTACCTTACTTCACTGGGCGGTTACCTGTTTGTAACGCGGCAGTTTAAAGGGGAAGAAATCGGGCTGGTGTTTATGACAATGGGTATTGCCTCTGTAATCATGCCCACACTGCTTGGCATTGTGGCTGACCGTTGGATGAATGCCGAGCGTGTGCTTGGAATTAGTCATGTTATCAGTGCTGGATTTCTTTTCTGGTCGTTTACGGTGAAAGATCCTGACACCATGTTTTGGGTGATGCTGCTGGTAAATATGTTTTACATGCCCACCATTGCGCTCAACAACTCGGTGTCGTATGATATTCTGCTGCGTTCGGGGCTTGATCCGCAGAAAAGCTTTCCGCCCATCCGCGTGTGGGGCACAATTGGTTTTATAGCGGCCATGTGGTCGGTTGATTTGCTTGGACTTACACTTGAAGCCGAACAGCTTGTGTTTGCCGGTATTGCGGGCGTATGTATGGGTGTGTATTCGCTGGCTATGCCGGCTTGCCCGCCTTCGGGCAAATCAGAAAAGAAATCCCTGTTCTCGGCTTTCGGACTTGATGCTTTTGTGCTTTTCCGGACACCGAAAATGCTGGTGTTTTTTCTGTTTGCCATGTTTCTTGGTGCTGCCTTGCAGGTAACCAACCAATGGGGCGTTCCGTTTCTCGATCACTTCAAAGCCATACCCGAATACGAACAATCGTTTGGTGTACAACATGCCAATATTCTTGCATCAATTTCGCAGATTTCAGAAACGCTGTTTATTCTCACTATTCCGTTTTTCCTTACCCGTTTCGGCATCAAGCGTGTAATGCTTATCAGCATTGGTGCATGGGTGCTGCGCTTTGGCTTGTTTGGTATCGGCAACCCCGGTTCAGGTGTGGCTTTGCTGGTATTGTCAATGATTGTATATGGCATGGCGTTCGACTTTTTCAATATCTCCGGTTCACTCTTTGTGGAACGCGAGGCTGATAAGTCGATACGTTCAAGCGCACAGGGCTTGTTTATGCTTATGACCAATGGCATCGGAGCCATTATCGGCAGCTACGGAAGCGGCTGGGTTGTGCAGCGTTATACCGATGCGGCAGGCATTACCGACTGGAGCACGGTGTGGTACATTTTTGCCGCTTATGCCCTGGTGTTGTTTATCATCTTCCCGTTTGCTTTCCGCTACAAGCACAACCCGGCCGATGTGCAGGAGATTAAGCATTAACCACACACATTTCTATACGAAGAACGCCGGACAAATTTGCCCGGCGTTTTTCATATGATAAGGAATAATGAGACAGATTAGAAGGGAAGGTCGTCGCTGTCGTCTCCGCTGCTGAACGTGGTGATATCGGGTGCGGCGGTGGTAGCTGCGGGAGCTCCCATATTCTGGGGTTGCGCGGCAGTTTGCACGGGCTCTATTTTCCAGGCT includes the following:
- a CDS encoding pyruvate dehydrogenase complex E1 component subunit beta, producing MRTLQFREALREAMQEEMRRDERVFLMGEEVAEYNGAYKVSQGMLAEFGAKRVIDTPIAELGFAGIGVGAAMNGLRPIIEFMTFNFSLVAIDQVINSAAKMLSMSGGQYNIPMVFRGPTGNAGQLAAQHSQAFENWYANTPGLKVVVPSNPYDAKGLLKSAIRDDDPVIFMESELMYGDKGEVPEGEYLLPIGVADIKREGTDVTVVSFGKIIKHAYVAAEELAKEGISCEVIDLRSVRPIDYAAIIRSVKKTNRLVILEEAWPLASISTDITYQVQQHAFDYLDAPIGRVISADVPLPYALPLIDAALPNPKKLMDAVKAVMYRN
- a CDS encoding DUF1569 domain-containing protein; translated protein: MDLPNIFTKPVSDAVIARIKQLTPETAAVWGKMNVAQMLAHCNVTYEMIYEDKHPKPGAFMRFILKMMVKKAVTTAATYKQNGQTAPAFLIKDEKNFEAEKNRLINYITKTQELGEGHFDGKASHSFGVLNKNEWNNMLYKHLDHHLRQFGV
- a CDS encoding electron transfer flavoprotein subunit beta/FixA family protein, whose translation is MKILVCVSNVPDTTTKIAFSNDNTEFNKQGVQFILNPYDEWYALVRALELKEAKGSGSVTLIHVGPAENDAVIRKGLAIGADDAVRIDAEPADAYFVAEQVAAYAKDKGFDLIMTGKETISYNSSMVGGMLAEMLNMPYVSLATKLDVNGTTATAEQDVDGGTQVVECQLPAVISCQKGMAEARIPNMRGITQSRTKPIAVVPVSGASTLTSVASYTPAEGRKAVKMIDPANMDELVQLLHNEAKVI
- a CDS encoding electron transfer flavoprotein subunit alpha/FixB family protein; the encoded protein is MAVLVYTEAAKGKIRKSSLEAVNYASHIAQLLGTTVTAAIAAGTDAALLAELGKAGAAKVLTLAGDKLAAGNDAAWAMALEQAANAENADVVIFSHDLSAKTIAPRLAVRLKAGIVAGAVDYPTVNGAALYVRKNAFSGKATAVYAMHSAKKIITLLPNSFQVKLGEGTATVEAFNANVDAAPAGIVVKERKTRETTTVPLPEAELVVSGGRGLKAAENWGPLEELATALGATTACSRPIADMGWRPHHEHVGQTGVAIRPNLYIAIGISGAIQHLAGVNGSKTIVVINNDKEAPFFKAADYGVIGDAFDVLPRLTEAVKKFKASQH
- a CDS encoding bifunctional nuclease family protein, whose protein sequence is MKKIKLEIVGLHYSQTQTGAYALVLGEAKGKRRLPIIIGGFEAQAIAIELEKMTPSRPLTHDLFKSFADAFHIAVTEVLIYNLVEGIFFARLVCQNPDGSTVEIDARTSDAIALAVRFECPIFTYEFILASAGIILDDENGDGETPSSSESSTGLTEEEEEALLAEATGSEFQRKSEKELEELLNTALRDEDYERASRIRDELNKRKGG
- a CDS encoding nucleoside permease — its product is MSQIKFRLTLMNFLQFFVWGSYLTSLGGYLFVTRQFKGEEIGLVFMTMGIASVIMPTLLGIVADRWMNAERVLGISHVISAGFLFWSFTVKDPDTMFWVMLLVNMFYMPTIALNNSVSYDILLRSGLDPQKSFPPIRVWGTIGFIAAMWSVDLLGLTLEAEQLVFAGIAGVCMGVYSLAMPACPPSGKSEKKSLFSAFGLDAFVLFRTPKMLVFFLFAMFLGAALQVTNQWGVPFLDHFKAIPEYEQSFGVQHANILASISQISETLFILTIPFFLTRFGIKRVMLISIGAWVLRFGLFGIGNPGSGVALLVLSMIVYGMAFDFFNISGSLFVEREADKSIRSSAQGLFMLMTNGIGAIIGSYGSGWVVQRYTDAAGITDWSTVWYIFAAYALVLFIIFPFAFRYKHNPADVQEIKH